In one Fodinicola acaciae genomic region, the following are encoded:
- a CDS encoding serine hydrolase domain-containing protein has protein sequence MTDFSRWQQRLDEERLRHHVPGATLAVLADGQIHEFASGVLHRGTGVEATTDALFQIGSITKTYTASLVMGLGLDIDQRVVDVLPEFKVADPAATGEITIRQLLTHSSGIDGDVIRDTGRGDDCVRGFVEACAGVRQNHPPGATMSYCNSGFTILGRIVEVVTGKVWDTALRERLLDPLGLTSTVTLPEDVLRFRAAMGHVGDPGTQPRPATVWGLPRSCGPAGLICATAADLVRFARMHLDGGLAADGSRVLAADAVSAMRNREIEVPDPWSTGRWRGLGWGLFDWPGGSTFGHDGNTVGQSAFLRVVPEANVAIALLTNGGGTNGLYRTIFGELLAEVAGVTIPDIQPSGQSKVDAAAYVGRYERESVTVDVTVRDGVLRLREEEITGLEDLNSVVELDLVPVGDGVFAGRRHESEPWTGVVFYRLADGSPYVHLHARATPKVS, from the coding sequence GTGACTGATTTCTCGCGATGGCAACAGCGGCTGGACGAGGAGCGCCTACGGCATCACGTGCCAGGTGCGACGCTCGCGGTGCTGGCTGACGGACAGATCCACGAGTTTGCCAGCGGAGTGCTGCATCGCGGCACCGGTGTCGAGGCGACGACCGACGCGTTGTTCCAGATCGGCTCGATCACCAAGACATACACGGCGTCCCTGGTGATGGGGCTCGGACTGGACATCGACCAACGGGTCGTCGACGTGCTGCCGGAGTTCAAGGTCGCCGATCCGGCGGCGACCGGCGAGATCACCATCCGCCAGCTGCTCACCCATTCCAGTGGCATCGACGGCGACGTCATCCGCGACACCGGCCGCGGCGACGACTGCGTACGCGGGTTCGTCGAAGCCTGTGCCGGCGTACGGCAAAACCACCCGCCTGGCGCCACGATGTCCTACTGCAACAGCGGTTTCACCATCCTCGGCCGGATTGTCGAGGTGGTGACCGGGAAAGTCTGGGACACAGCGCTGCGTGAGCGGCTGCTCGATCCGCTCGGCCTGACGAGTACGGTGACGCTGCCGGAGGACGTACTCAGGTTTCGCGCGGCGATGGGACATGTCGGTGATCCTGGCACCCAACCGCGGCCGGCGACCGTCTGGGGACTGCCACGATCGTGTGGTCCGGCGGGTCTCATCTGTGCGACCGCCGCGGACCTCGTACGGTTCGCACGCATGCATCTGGACGGTGGTCTGGCCGCCGACGGCAGCCGCGTACTGGCCGCGGATGCGGTGTCAGCCATGCGAAACCGCGAGATCGAGGTGCCGGATCCGTGGTCGACCGGCCGGTGGCGGGGCCTGGGCTGGGGCCTGTTCGACTGGCCCGGCGGGTCCACTTTCGGCCACGACGGCAACACGGTCGGCCAGAGCGCGTTTCTGCGCGTGGTGCCGGAAGCCAACGTCGCCATCGCCCTGCTCACCAACGGCGGCGGCACGAACGGCCTCTACCGGACGATTTTCGGTGAGCTGCTGGCCGAAGTCGCCGGCGTCACCATTCCCGACATCCAGCCGTCCGGACAGTCCAAAGTGGACGCCGCGGCGTACGTCGGCCGCTACGAAAGAGAGAGTGTCACCGTGGACGTGACCGTACGCGACGGTGTGCTGCGGCTGCGCGAGGAGGAGATCACCGGACTGGAGGACCTCAACTCCGTGGTGGAGCTGGATCTCGTGCCGGTCGGCGACGGAGTTTTCGCCGGCCGCCGGCACGAGTCCGAGCCGTGGACCGGGGTCGTCTTCTATCGGCTTGCCGACGGCAGTCCGTATGTCCACTTACACGCACGCGCTACGCCGAAGGTTTCCTGA